A genomic region of Methanofollis fontis contains the following coding sequences:
- a CDS encoding DUF2180 family protein — protein sequence MKCYVCAINGQNTEAAGICIVCGMGLCTEHMKREDVDLWEGGYPFPSRKLKKSLPRILCPECYTALHG from the coding sequence ATGAAATGCTATGTCTGCGCAATTAATGGGCAGAATACCGAAGCGGCGGGCATCTGTATCGTCTGCGGCATGGGGCTCTGCACCGAGCATATGAAGCGCGAGGACGTCGATCTCTGGGAAGGGGGATATCCCTTCCCGTCACGAAAACTGAAGAAATCACTGCCGAGGATCCTCTGTCCCGAATGCTATACGGCCCTGCACGGGTGA
- a CDS encoding MIP/aquaporin family protein: MASLGQRSIAELIGTFILVFFGPGAAAITLMIASGAEPPNEFNIGIGALGGLGDWLAIGLAFGIAIAAVIYALGRISGAHINPAVTIALWSIGKFPAREVVPYIVAQLAGAAIASLAFAYCAGMDAVLVGGLGATAPFPGITFGQAVLAEAIGTFLLMLTIMGIAVDRQAPPGFAGLIIGLTVAGIIVTTGNIAGSSLNPARTFGPYLGDMLLGGANLWAHFPIYIIGPIAGAVAAAFLYRWVAGEEGD; the protein is encoded by the coding sequence ATGGCGTCACTTGGACAGAGAAGCATCGCCGAACTGATCGGGACCTTCATCCTGGTCTTCTTCGGGCCGGGTGCGGCGGCGATCACCCTGATGATCGCCAGCGGTGCAGAACCACCCAACGAGTTCAACATCGGGATCGGCGCACTCGGCGGTCTTGGCGACTGGCTTGCGATCGGGCTTGCCTTCGGAATCGCCATCGCAGCGGTGATCTATGCCCTCGGGCGGATATCAGGCGCCCATATCAATCCCGCCGTCACGATCGCCCTCTGGTCGATCGGAAAGTTTCCGGCTCGCGAGGTGGTGCCCTACATCGTGGCGCAGCTCGCCGGAGCGGCGATCGCAAGCCTCGCCTTTGCCTACTGCGCCGGGATGGATGCTGTGCTGGTTGGCGGTCTCGGCGCCACCGCTCCGTTTCCAGGGATCACCTTCGGGCAGGCGGTTCTGGCCGAGGCGATCGGCACCTTCCTGCTGATGCTCACGATCATGGGGATTGCCGTGGACCGACAGGCGCCCCCCGGCTTCGCCGGTCTGATCATCGGGCTGACGGTGGCGGGGATCATCGTCACGACCGGAAACATCGCCGGGTCCTCGCTCAACCCGGCCCGCACCTTCGGGCCGTACCTGGGGGACATGCTGCTTGGCGGGGCAAACCTCTGGGCGCATTTCCCGATCTATATCATCGGCCCGATCGCCGGTGCGGTGGCGGCGGCGTTCCTGTACCGGTGGGTTGCAGGAGAGGAGGGTGACTGA
- a CDS encoding DUF362 domain-containing protein, translating to MTARVYFVRAAIGSGRKNMLQKIGDLFDAADLSECIGDGDLTAIKIHFGEWGNDTYISPVWVREVTEQVRAAGGRPFLTDTNTLYSGMRHNGVDHLTVAARHGFVPEVAGAPVVIADGITSQNWRTVGIGKKHFGEVKIAGDILDAGSMIVLSHVKGHGMAGFGGAIKNLAMGCAPAAGKKDQHQGLLPAIDGDICIGCAACTRACPNGALVEEEGEVHLTPSRCIGCGECMTVCPTGAIDFDWEGGVVPFMEMMTEYALGAVRGKEGRIGYINVLMNITPDCDCCPWSDSAIVPDIGILASTDPVAIDAASVDLVNAQRGIRGSRLLCGHEPGEDKFRGVAPCTDGMVQIRYGEEIGLGEAAYELIEIGE from the coding sequence ATGACAGCCAGAGTATACTTTGTGCGGGCCGCCATCGGGAGCGGGCGAAAAAATATGCTCCAGAAGATCGGCGATCTCTTCGACGCTGCAGACCTATCGGAATGTATCGGGGACGGCGACCTGACTGCAATTAAAATTCACTTCGGAGAATGGGGCAACGACACCTATATCAGTCCGGTCTGGGTTCGTGAAGTGACAGAACAGGTGCGTGCCGCCGGGGGCAGACCCTTCCTCACCGATACCAACACCCTCTACTCCGGTATGCGGCACAACGGCGTGGACCACCTCACCGTCGCCGCACGCCACGGATTCGTCCCCGAGGTTGCGGGCGCCCCGGTGGTGATTGCAGACGGGATCACATCGCAGAACTGGCGCACGGTCGGCATCGGGAAGAAGCACTTTGGAGAAGTGAAGATCGCCGGCGACATTCTGGACGCCGGGAGCATGATCGTGCTCTCCCATGTAAAGGGGCACGGCATGGCAGGATTCGGGGGTGCGATCAAGAACCTGGCGATGGGGTGCGCCCCGGCGGCAGGCAAAAAGGACCAGCACCAGGGGCTTCTCCCGGCGATCGACGGCGACATCTGCATCGGCTGCGCCGCATGCACGCGCGCCTGCCCGAACGGCGCCCTGGTCGAGGAGGAAGGCGAGGTCCACCTCACGCCATCCCGGTGCATCGGATGCGGGGAGTGCATGACTGTCTGCCCCACCGGTGCGATCGACTTTGACTGGGAGGGAGGGGTCGTCCCCTTCATGGAGATGATGACCGAATACGCCCTGGGTGCCGTCAGGGGCAAGGAGGGACGGATCGGTTATATCAACGTGCTGATGAATATCACCCCGGACTGCGACTGCTGCCCCTGGAGCGACAGCGCAATCGTCCCCGACATCGGCATTCTCGCATCCACCGATCCGGTGGCGATCGATGCCGCAAGTGTTGATCTCGTCAATGCACAGAGGGGGATCCGGGGCAGCCGCCTCCTCTGCGGGCATGAACCCGGAGAGGACAAGTTCAGGGGTGTCGCCCCCTGCACCGACGGCATGGTTCAGATCCGGTATGGCGAGGAGATCGGACTCGGGGAGGCCGCATACGAGTTGATCGAAATCGGTGAGTGA
- a CDS encoding tetratricopeptide repeat protein: MPEEGAGARLIAEGDALQREGNIGGALKKYNDALELDPGSLDALYRKGLILSGTGRYEEAVLCFDSILGEEPDYPEVWFQRAVAFFTDRRYPEAAESARRAIRLDPAYTQAWYLLGRALKSEERYEDAREAYERAIVLDPENPAVCYMLGVVYDILERHEEAVAAFRRTIDLDPEDLDARKSLAYTLYTMGRYREAVEICDEALAICPEHTRILFIRGLAVRGMEGETTVPTA, from the coding sequence ATGCCAGAGGAGGGGGCTGGTGCCCGACTGATCGCCGAGGGGGACGCCCTGCAGCGGGAGGGCAACATCGGTGGTGCCCTGAAAAAATACAATGACGCGCTGGAGCTGGATCCCGGTTCCCTGGATGCGCTCTACCGGAAAGGACTGATCCTTTCTGGAACTGGCCGATATGAGGAGGCGGTCCTGTGCTTTGACAGCATTCTGGGAGAGGAACCCGACTATCCTGAGGTCTGGTTCCAGCGCGCTGTCGCCTTCTTCACCGACAGGCGTTATCCTGAGGCGGCGGAGAGTGCCCGCCGGGCCATCAGGCTAGACCCTGCCTATACCCAGGCATGGTACCTGCTCGGGCGTGCACTGAAATCGGAGGAGCGTTATGAGGATGCCCGGGAGGCCTACGAACGTGCAATCGTGCTGGACCCGGAGAATCCTGCCGTCTGCTATATGCTCGGCGTGGTCTATGATATCCTCGAACGCCATGAGGAGGCGGTCGCCGCCTTCCGGCGGACGATCGATCTCGATCCGGAGGATCTCGACGCCCGCAAAAGTCTTGCCTACACGCTCTACACCATGGGGCGCTACCGGGAGGCGGTCGAGATCTGCGATGAGGCGCTTGCCATCTGCCCGGAGCACACCAGGATCCTGTTCATCAGGGGTCTTGCGGTTCGGGGGATGGAGGGGGAGACGACGGTCCCGACGGCCTGA
- the msrA gene encoding peptide-methionine (S)-S-oxide reductase MsrA, whose product MAEREGYERAYFAAGCFWGVEAVFRKVKGVVDTAVGYMGGTTENPTYGEVCTGRTGHAETVEVIYDPVVVSYRVLLDLFWEIHDPTTADRQGPDIGSQYRSVIFYTTPEQEAAARASIQEAGRSGRWRRQIVTEIVPAGIFYRAEEYHQRYFEKQWVYGRMIR is encoded by the coding sequence ATGGCAGAGCGGGAGGGGTATGAACGCGCCTATTTTGCCGCCGGATGTTTCTGGGGCGTGGAGGCGGTGTTCAGAAAGGTGAAGGGTGTTGTGGATACGGCAGTCGGCTATATGGGAGGCACGACGGAGAATCCGACCTACGGTGAGGTGTGCACCGGCAGGACCGGGCATGCGGAGACGGTGGAAGTGATCTATGATCCGGTCGTGGTCTCCTACCGTGTTCTCCTTGATCTCTTCTGGGAGATCCATGACCCCACGACAGCGGACAGGCAGGGCCCTGACATCGGCAGCCAGTACCGTTCGGTCATTTTTTATACGACGCCTGAGCAGGAGGCGGCGGCACGGGCGTCGATACAGGAGGCGGGTCGTTCAGGACGATGGCGGCGCCAGATTGTGACCGAAATCGTCCCTGCCGGGATTTTCTATCGGGCTGAAGAGTACCATCAACGGTATTTTGAAAAACAGTGGGTATATGGCCGCATGATCAGGTGA
- a CDS encoding manganese efflux pump MntP, giving the protein MDIPTLIVISIALAMDATAVSVAAGVTVREGRRRTAATLAVLFGLFQSGMTIAGGYAGSALYAYISAVDHWIAFLLLAFIGGRMFINGLAGEDGEEIRFGSATVLLTLAIATSIDAFAVGLSFAVLGSSILLPSMVIGIVTAIFSLGGFRFGTAFGRRYGEHAEVIGGIILVLIGLRVLTEHLLT; this is encoded by the coding sequence ATGGACATCCCTACCCTGATCGTGATCTCGATCGCTCTCGCAATGGACGCCACGGCCGTCTCGGTCGCCGCCGGGGTGACGGTCAGGGAAGGACGCCGACGGACCGCCGCCACCCTTGCCGTCCTTTTCGGTCTTTTCCAGAGCGGCATGACAATCGCCGGCGGGTATGCAGGATCAGCCCTCTACGCCTATATATCCGCTGTTGACCACTGGATCGCCTTTCTGCTCCTCGCCTTTATCGGCGGGAGAATGTTCATCAACGGTCTGGCAGGCGAGGACGGTGAGGAGATCCGGTTCGGGAGTGCAACGGTGCTGCTGACCCTCGCCATTGCCACCTCCATCGATGCCTTTGCCGTCGGACTCTCCTTTGCGGTGCTGGGATCGTCGATCCTCCTCCCGTCAATGGTCATCGGCATCGTCACCGCCATCTTTTCCCTGGGCGGATTCAGGTTCGGAACCGCCTTTGGCAGGAGATATGGCGAGCATGCCGAGGTAATCGGCGGCATCATACTCGTCCTGATCGGGCTCAGGGTGCTCACCGAACACCTCCTCACCTGA